A single region of the Hyphomonas adhaerens MHS-3 genome encodes:
- a CDS encoding VOC family protein, whose product MKVNALDHVNIITDDMKGTIGFLVDLFDLDVRDAPPPLPPEHYQWLYDANDRAIFHINSKQAPQAYVRDTQAGPTTGAIHHVALSCSGHDAFRERLEKHGVDYKLNDIPSVNLKQIFFTEPNGVLIELNFYGS is encoded by the coding sequence ATGAAGGTCAACGCACTCGACCACGTCAACATCATCACAGACGACATGAAAGGGACGATCGGATTTCTCGTCGACCTGTTCGATCTGGATGTGCGCGATGCGCCGCCGCCGCTTCCTCCGGAACATTATCAATGGCTGTATGACGCCAATGACCGGGCGATATTCCACATCAACTCCAAGCAGGCGCCGCAGGCCTATGTGCGGGATACGCAGGCAGGCCCCACGACGGGCGCCATCCACCATGTCGCGCTCAGCTGCAGTGGGCATGATGCGTTCAGGGAGCGGCTGGAAAAGCACGGCGTCGACTACAAGCTGAACGACATCCCGTCGGTGAACCTGAAGCAGATCTTTTTCACAGAGCCGAACGGCGTGCTGATCGAACTCAATTTTTACGGTTCATGA